ATAAAGCTTTCACCATGAATTATAGTatattataagcaaataaaaaggGAATTTGGTGGGCTTTGATTCAATAATTCGGAAAAAAAATacggaaaaaggaaaaaaaagtgaagaaagAGAGTCAAGCCAGCTTACAAAAAGATGAAAGAAGATGTAACTTCAGTCAATTCATCCTGAAACATGAAGACAGAGAGTAACTATTTCTTGATTGTGAgacttcaaaaaataaattttaaagttatattcTATGGGACCCCCCACTAAATTCACATCAGAGATGCattgtatttttctttctttagttGCTTTGAGTTGAAACTGACGAGAGATGCTTCTGTTTTTACAGGCAAATTAACCCCCCCAACCATCATCTTCTTCTCATTGCTATCAAAATATTCACATCTTTCTAATTCCTTGAGAAACAAACAATCCCATTCCTTAAAACTCTATGCTGCTGTTGCTGCTGCTTGTAGACAAGACTGATGATGGCTTCATTCAAACACAACCCACTTGAACTAAAAGTCACAGTTCTCAGTGTCATGTTCATCTTTTACCTCACGTTTTTCCCTTCCAAATCaggtaaataaaacaaacacgACACATATGAAGCTTATTGTCATCATCATATATGTTAATGTTATGTGTACTAACATTCTATTCATGGATTGTTTTTTGGGGCACAGTATCAGTAACAGCAGGTAATGATAACAATTTAAAGCAAGAGAAAACAGTTCTGGGTTCGAGGCCACCCAAGTGTGTGAACAAGTGTTTCAGTTGCAGACCATGCATGGCTACTTTAGTTGCTTCTCCTAATCATAGAAATACTCGAAGCTCTTCATATCAAGGTGATGAAAGCTATTATCTGCTTGCCTGGAAATGCAAATGTGGGAATAAATTCTTCCAACCTTGACTCCCCtctcccccccccccaaaaaaaaaaaatttaatgtatacATATAATGCTAAACCCTATTGTAGTTGTCAATGAATCTCCCATTGTCAAACTGCTGGTCTcttctctactttttttttcttgtgccATAAACATTAATTTAGCTCTATATTGTCTCTCGTTAGtggtttttaatattattatgctAAAGCAGCTAAAGGCCTAAATGTTTTATTACTGTATATCTTTGGTTTAAACAGTGCATGCaatgattatttttctttctgttttttgattgaaattttGTAAGCTTTGGGTGTAAAAGAAGGAAACCAGTTTTCAAGATTTAAGAGAGATCTGCTTGATATCGTCATACTGTTTT
This sequence is a window from Gossypium raimondii isolate GPD5lz chromosome 5, ASM2569854v1, whole genome shotgun sequence. Protein-coding genes within it:
- the LOC105767483 gene encoding EPIDERMAL PATTERNING FACTOR-like protein 8; translated protein: MMASFKHNPLELKVTVLSVMFIFYLTFFPSKSVSVTAGNDNNLKQEKTVLGSRPPKCVNKCFSCRPCMATLVASPNHRNTRSSSYQGDESYYLLAWKCKCGNKFFQP